The following coding sequences lie in one Thermus antranikianii DSM 12462 genomic window:
- the wecB gene encoding non-hydrolyzing UDP-N-acetylglucosamine 2-epimerase, whose product MKRVVLAFGTRPEATKMAPVYLALKEHPHIKPLILLTGQHREQLRQALGLFGIQEDRNLDVMQERQALPDLAARILPQAARALEEMRADYVLVHGDTLTTFTVAWAAFLVGLPVGHVEAGLRSGNLKEPFPEEANRRLTDVLTDLDFAPTPLAKENLLREGKKEETILVTGQTGVDAVLLAARLGRLPEGLPPGPYVTVTMHRRENWPILPELARALKRVAEAFPHLTFVYPVHLNPVVREAVFPVLKGMKNFLLLDPLDYGPMAALMRESLLLVTDSGGLQEEGAALGVPVVVLRNVTERPEGLEAGILRLAGTDPERVYRTVKELLENPQELARMRQAKNPYGDGKAGIRVAQGVAWRLGLGPRPEDWVP is encoded by the coding sequence ATGAAGCGGGTGGTCCTAGCCTTCGGCACCCGGCCTGAGGCCACCAAGATGGCCCCGGTCTACCTGGCTTTGAAGGAGCACCCCCACATCAAGCCCCTCATCCTCCTCACCGGCCAGCACCGGGAACAACTAAGGCAGGCCCTGGGGCTTTTCGGCATCCAAGAGGACCGCAACCTGGACGTGATGCAAGAGCGCCAGGCCCTGCCGGACCTGGCGGCCCGCATCCTGCCCCAGGCGGCCAGGGCCCTCGAGGAGATGCGGGCGGACTACGTGCTGGTCCACGGGGACACCCTCACCACCTTCACCGTGGCCTGGGCGGCCTTTCTGGTGGGGCTTCCCGTGGGGCACGTGGAGGCAGGCCTAAGAAGCGGCAACCTCAAAGAACCCTTCCCCGAGGAGGCCAACCGCCGTCTCACCGACGTGCTTACCGACCTGGACTTCGCCCCCACCCCTCTGGCCAAGGAAAACCTCCTAAGGGAGGGCAAGAAGGAGGAGACCATCCTGGTCACCGGCCAGACGGGGGTGGATGCCGTGCTCCTGGCCGCCCGGCTAGGCCGGCTTCCTGAGGGGCTTCCCCCTGGCCCCTACGTGACCGTTACCATGCACCGGCGGGAAAACTGGCCCATCCTGCCGGAGCTGGCCCGGGCCCTCAAACGGGTGGCCGAGGCCTTCCCCCACCTCACCTTCGTCTACCCCGTGCACCTGAACCCCGTGGTGCGGGAGGCGGTCTTCCCCGTGCTCAAAGGGATGAAGAACTTTCTCCTCCTGGACCCCTTGGACTACGGGCCCATGGCCGCCTTGATGCGGGAAAGCCTCCTCCTCGTCACCGATTCCGGGGGGCTCCAGGAGGAAGGAGCGGCCCTGGGGGTTCCCGTGGTGGTGCTCAGGAACGTTACGGAAAGGCCAGAAGGCCTCGAGGCGGGCATCCTGAGGCTGGCGGGCACCGACCCCGAAAGGGTGTACCGCACGGTAAAGGAATTGTTGGAAAACCCCCAAGAGCTGGCCCGCATGCGCCAGGCCAAGAACCCCTACGGGGATGGGAAGGCGGGGATTCGGGTGGCCCAGGGAGTGGCCTGGCGGCTCGGCCTGGGGCCTAGGCCGGAGGATTGGGTTCCCTAG
- a CDS encoding MFS transporter: MLALALLKDPLYRSYWLALFTSQMGTWMQSAAQGWLVLLLTGSAERLGLVVALQFLPSLLFSLPAGVLADRYPKRNLLIFTQGGMMVLALLMAFLILTGQVRYGHVLLFAFLYGALNAMDLPVRQSFTVELAGRDRYPGAIALNSFGFNTSRLVGPALAGVLIALFGVGVAYLANALSFLPLLFVLRRLPLGPRGEEGDGRWWREAQEGVRFVLEHPVVRRVVGLVLFASLLGMNFQTLVPSYARLVLGLSATGYGGLLSSVGLGALGAALVMAFTGRPKPGRLLLGVFSLSLAHLGLFLPYAFLVPFFLALGGFGMISVLINANTLVQLSVPDRIRGRVMAVYSLVMLGTGPLGAYLTGLLFERFGGRLAALLLGGCLLLVGLYQLRPWPREPNPPA, translated from the coding sequence GTGCTGGCCTTGGCCCTCCTGAAAGACCCTCTTTATCGTTCTTACTGGCTTGCCCTTTTCACCTCCCAGATGGGCACCTGGATGCAGTCGGCGGCCCAGGGATGGCTGGTCCTCCTCCTTACGGGAAGCGCGGAGAGGCTTGGGCTGGTGGTGGCCTTGCAGTTCCTGCCCTCCTTGCTCTTCTCCCTTCCCGCCGGGGTGTTGGCGGACCGTTACCCCAAGCGGAACCTTCTTATTTTTACCCAGGGGGGCATGATGGTTCTGGCCCTCCTCATGGCCTTCCTCATCCTCACCGGGCAGGTGCGCTATGGCCACGTACTCCTCTTTGCGTTTCTCTACGGGGCCCTCAACGCCATGGACCTCCCGGTGCGCCAGAGCTTCACCGTGGAGCTGGCGGGCAGGGACCGGTACCCGGGGGCCATCGCCCTTAACTCCTTTGGTTTCAACACCAGCAGGTTGGTGGGGCCGGCCCTAGCCGGGGTGTTGATCGCCCTCTTTGGCGTGGGGGTGGCCTATTTGGCCAACGCCCTTTCCTTTTTGCCCCTTCTCTTCGTCCTGCGCCGGCTTCCCCTGGGTCCTAGGGGGGAGGAAGGGGATGGCCGCTGGTGGCGGGAGGCCCAGGAGGGGGTGCGGTTTGTCCTCGAGCATCCCGTGGTGCGCCGGGTGGTGGGACTGGTGCTCTTCGCCAGCCTCTTGGGCATGAACTTCCAGACCCTGGTGCCCTCCTATGCCCGGCTGGTGCTGGGGCTTTCCGCCACGGGTTATGGTGGCCTCCTTTCCAGCGTGGGGTTGGGGGCCTTGGGGGCTGCCTTGGTCATGGCCTTCACGGGTAGGCCCAAGCCGGGGAGGCTTCTTCTTGGGGTCTTTTCCCTTTCCCTGGCCCACCTGGGCCTCTTCCTGCCCTACGCCTTCCTGGTCCCCTTCTTTTTGGCCCTGGGAGGGTTCGGGATGATCTCCGTGCTCATCAACGCCAACACCCTGGTGCAGCTATCCGTGCCCGACCGGATTCGGGGCCGGGTGATGGCGGTGTACAGCCTGGTGATGCTGGGCACCGGGCCCCTTGGGGCCTACCTCACCGGCCTCCTCTTTGAACGCTTCGGGGGACGGCTTGCCGCCCTCCTCCTGGGGGGCTGCCTCCTCCTGGTGGGCCTCTACCAGCTCAGGCCCTGGCCTAGGGAACCCAATCCTCCGGCCTAG
- a CDS encoding site-2 protease family protein, with protein sequence MLQRGFPLFRVLGIPLYLDLSFLLILPLLAFLIGSNLPLYLELFGLPRDPSLLQGTLPFLLGLSAALGLFASVLLHELGHALVARCSGIETKRITLWLLGGVAQMERIPREPKKELWIALAGPAVSFSLALFFRLVQAESGALGFLTHYLALVNLMLGLFNLLPALPLDGGRVYRALLAMRKPYLQATRQALALSQAVAWALGLFGFLAFNPFLVLIAFFVYMASRAEVEATLLAQALSGLKAKDLMTPNPLVIPPGLTVQEVLELALAHKVSGFPVVEEGRVLGVVGLEGLEGADPLAPVVHYLKEPLILSPEEDALTALERMAEHGYARALVMEGGRLVGILSKTDLLRAFQVRMLGHSSP encoded by the coding sequence ATGCTCCAGCGCGGCTTTCCCCTGTTCCGCGTTCTGGGGATCCCCCTTTACCTGGATCTCTCCTTCCTCCTGATTCTGCCCCTCTTGGCCTTTCTCATCGGCAGCAACTTGCCCCTTTATCTGGAGTTATTTGGCCTTCCTCGGGACCCCTCCCTGCTCCAGGGCACCCTGCCCTTCCTCCTGGGACTTTCCGCGGCCCTAGGGCTTTTCGCCTCCGTGCTTTTACACGAGCTCGGGCACGCCCTGGTAGCCCGCTGCTCCGGTATAGAAACCAAACGCATCACCCTGTGGCTCCTGGGCGGGGTAGCCCAGATGGAAAGGATCCCCAGGGAACCCAAAAAGGAACTCTGGATTGCCCTGGCGGGCCCAGCGGTGAGCTTTTCCCTGGCTCTCTTCTTCCGTTTGGTGCAGGCGGAATCCGGGGCCTTGGGGTTTCTCACCCACTATTTGGCCCTGGTCAACCTGATGCTGGGGCTATTCAACCTCCTCCCTGCCCTGCCCTTGGATGGAGGTCGGGTCTACCGGGCGCTTTTGGCCATGCGCAAGCCCTACCTCCAGGCCACCCGGCAGGCCTTGGCCCTGAGCCAGGCGGTGGCCTGGGCCTTGGGGCTGTTCGGATTTCTGGCCTTCAATCCCTTCCTGGTCCTCATCGCCTTTTTCGTGTACATGGCCTCGAGGGCCGAGGTGGAGGCCACCCTGCTGGCCCAAGCCTTAAGCGGGCTGAAGGCCAAGGACCTCATGACCCCAAACCCCCTGGTCATCCCCCCAGGGCTTACGGTCCAGGAAGTCCTGGAACTGGCCCTGGCCCACAAGGTTTCCGGCTTTCCCGTGGTGGAGGAGGGACGGGTCCTGGGGGTGGTGGGCCTCGAGGGGCTGGAGGGCGCCGACCCCCTGGCCCCGGTGGTCCACTACCTAAAAGAACCCCTGATCCTCTCCCCCGAGGAGGACGCCCTTACCGCCTTGGAGCGCATGGCGGAGCACGGCTATGCCCGGGCCCTGGTGATGGAAGGGGGCCGCCTGGTGGGCATCCTCAGCAAAACCGACCTCCTAAGGGCCTTCCAGGTGCGGATGCTGGGGCATTCCTCACCTTGA
- a CDS encoding TAXI family TRAP transporter solute-binding subunit: protein MKRVLILIGLVALGLGLAQKPKVVIGTGSTGGVFFYYGTAMADILNKAGAVEAQPVQTGGSYDNLQLLRDRTSGNTYYCALTTTDSAYVAYTGEEPRFKDKPAKNQRVLFYMYPSFIHLVTAEKTGIKVVQDLKGKRVSTGQPGSSTENLALLVLQGAGVKPETFAKRERLPVAEGAKALAEGTLDAFFWVGGVPTSSIVELSQTLARKGDRIYLVPIDPKSTTAQVVMKRFPGLVDPYKVPKNVYNTRTDVPGLATGNIVVCPDTLPAEAGYAIVKAVFENLDTLRTAVAAAKDTSLEATAKLYGKLPIPFHPGAERYLKEKGLIK from the coding sequence ATGAAGCGAGTCCTTATCCTCATCGGTCTGGTAGCCCTAGGGCTTGGCCTAGCGCAAAAACCCAAGGTGGTGATCGGCACGGGAAGCACCGGTGGCGTCTTCTTCTACTACGGTACCGCCATGGCCGACATCCTGAATAAGGCCGGGGCGGTGGAGGCCCAGCCGGTGCAGACCGGTGGCTCCTATGACAACCTGCAGCTCCTGCGGGACCGTACCTCGGGCAACACCTACTACTGCGCCCTCACCACCACCGACTCCGCCTACGTGGCCTACACCGGGGAGGAGCCCCGCTTTAAGGACAAGCCGGCCAAAAACCAGCGGGTCCTCTTCTACATGTACCCCTCCTTCATCCACCTGGTGACCGCGGAAAAGACCGGCATCAAGGTGGTGCAGGACCTCAAGGGCAAACGGGTTTCCACAGGCCAGCCTGGCTCCAGCACCGAGAACCTCGCCCTTCTGGTCCTGCAGGGGGCCGGGGTAAAGCCGGAAACCTTCGCCAAGCGGGAGCGCCTGCCGGTGGCAGAAGGAGCCAAGGCCCTGGCTGAGGGCACCCTGGATGCCTTCTTCTGGGTGGGAGGCGTGCCCACCAGCTCCATCGTGGAGCTCTCCCAGACCCTCGCCCGCAAAGGGGACCGCATCTACCTGGTGCCCATCGACCCCAAGAGCACCACCGCCCAGGTGGTCATGAAGAGGTTCCCAGGCCTGGTGGATCCCTACAAGGTGCCCAAGAACGTCTACAACACCCGCACCGACGTGCCGGGGCTGGCCACCGGCAACATCGTGGTCTGCCCGGACACCCTGCCCGCGGAGGCCGGCTATGCCATCGTGAAGGCCGTCTTCGAGAACCTGGATACCCTCCGCACCGCTGTGGCCGCCGCCAAGGACACCAGCCTCGAGGCCACCGCCAAGCTTTACGGGAAGCTCCCCATCCCTTTCCACCCGGGAGCCGAGCGGTACCTGAAGGAGAAAGGCCTCATCAAGTAA
- a CDS encoding TRAP transporter permease, which produces MELEHPKTPSTPLARLTHWILILGALYSLYLVLHPFTPLAKAEIPILDIVQLQRSTHVLFLLLGGYLVSFYLPRKRTLGAWVYFAFTLIPLYNFLFPSVPGVNLPWEAKAVGLLYWGVAALPAILPRLKPPADLLAVLLALFPTLYQLRFFEELVYRAVLPAPWDMAMSFGLIMLVLGLVYRLLGPVMPVLVLFFFSYNLYADLFPGAFRGSRQGIDLLLGKTFNETEAGIYGLITGVSAKYLVYFTLLSGMIGALGLGKVVANLALALVGKHPATPGRVTGLASVFMGMFSGSGAADTQFVAALTKPLYERANYDRLVAAGLVATAGTIALITPPVMGSIAFIMVEILQISYLKVIIMALGPALLYLTAVLAFNEFYSRKAGLPPVGAELGMSRRAYILRYSTLFLPILLIIAMLYMGYEVRTAASLALLFFILLTYLDPTLRPKNLAPIFQGLSEGFRTLLPIGTAVTAANLIFAMMVISGLPSKFSQLLQQVSGESLLLATLITAIFSLILGMGVPPTATYVLTSALTAPAIIALAKQNGIPDSAAILATHMFLFYYAVLADVTPPVALSAYAAASVFGTNPLVTGVYAARVALAKYLVGFFFLLSYSGTALLIVPVLENSPPGEAWGMILERFLSVAIGIVYLSASAAGYTRRPLARWEAWALGILAVFLFAPYGPLNLAAFLLGLPFFFRKGLTGTRGKA; this is translated from the coding sequence ATGGAGCTAGAACATCCCAAGACTCCATCCACCCCTCTGGCCCGGCTGACCCACTGGATCCTGATCCTGGGAGCTCTTTACAGCCTGTATCTGGTCCTTCATCCCTTCACCCCCTTGGCCAAGGCCGAGATCCCCATCCTGGACATCGTCCAGCTTCAGCGAAGCACCCACGTCCTCTTTCTCCTTCTTGGGGGGTATCTCGTTTCCTTCTACCTCCCAAGGAAGCGCACCCTAGGGGCCTGGGTGTACTTCGCCTTCACCTTGATCCCCCTCTACAACTTCCTCTTTCCCAGCGTGCCCGGGGTAAACCTGCCGTGGGAGGCCAAGGCGGTGGGCCTCCTGTACTGGGGGGTGGCGGCCCTGCCTGCAATCCTCCCGCGCTTAAAACCGCCCGCCGACCTCTTGGCGGTTCTCCTGGCCCTTTTCCCTACCCTCTACCAGCTCCGCTTCTTTGAGGAGCTGGTCTACCGGGCGGTGCTTCCTGCGCCTTGGGACATGGCCATGTCCTTCGGGCTCATCATGCTGGTCCTGGGCCTGGTCTACCGCCTTCTGGGCCCCGTGATGCCTGTATTGGTCCTCTTCTTCTTCAGCTACAACCTCTACGCTGACCTCTTCCCCGGGGCCTTCAGGGGAAGCCGCCAGGGAATAGACCTCCTTCTGGGCAAAACCTTCAACGAAACCGAGGCCGGCATCTACGGGCTCATCACCGGGGTCTCCGCCAAGTACCTGGTCTACTTCACCTTGCTTTCCGGCATGATCGGGGCCCTGGGCCTGGGGAAGGTGGTGGCCAACCTGGCCCTGGCCCTGGTGGGCAAGCATCCCGCCACCCCTGGACGGGTTACCGGCCTGGCCAGCGTGTTCATGGGCATGTTCTCCGGCTCCGGGGCCGCGGACACCCAGTTTGTGGCCGCCCTCACCAAGCCCCTTTACGAGAGGGCCAACTACGATCGCCTGGTGGCCGCAGGCCTGGTGGCCACCGCGGGCACCATTGCCCTCATCACCCCCCCGGTCATGGGCTCCATCGCCTTCATCATGGTGGAAATCCTACAGATCTCCTACCTGAAGGTGATCATCATGGCCCTGGGGCCGGCCTTGCTTTACCTAACCGCCGTTTTGGCCTTCAACGAGTTCTACTCCCGAAAGGCGGGCCTGCCCCCCGTGGGAGCGGAGCTGGGCATGAGCCGAAGGGCCTATATCCTTCGCTATAGCACCCTCTTTTTGCCGATCCTCCTCATCATCGCCATGCTCTACATGGGCTACGAGGTGCGCACCGCCGCCAGCCTGGCCCTCCTCTTCTTCATCCTCCTCACTTATCTGGACCCCACCCTGAGGCCTAAGAACCTGGCTCCCATCTTCCAGGGGCTTTCCGAGGGCTTCCGTACCTTGCTCCCCATCGGCACGGCCGTGACCGCCGCCAACCTCATCTTCGCCATGATGGTGATCAGCGGCCTCCCCTCCAAGTTCAGCCAGCTTCTCCAGCAGGTATCGGGGGAAAGCCTCCTCCTCGCCACCCTCATCACCGCCATCTTCAGCCTGATCCTGGGCATGGGGGTACCCCCCACCGCCACCTACGTGCTCACCTCGGCCCTCACCGCCCCGGCCATCATCGCCCTGGCCAAGCAAAACGGCATCCCCGACTCCGCCGCCATCCTCGCCACCCACATGTTCCTCTTCTACTATGCGGTCCTGGCCGATGTAACCCCGCCCGTGGCCCTTTCCGCCTACGCCGCAGCCAGCGTCTTCGGCACCAACCCCCTGGTCACCGGGGTCTATGCCGCCCGGGTAGCCCTCGCCAAATACCTGGTGGGCTTCTTCTTCCTCCTTTCCTACTCGGGCACCGCCCTCCTCATCGTGCCCGTGTTGGAGAACTCCCCTCCCGGCGAGGCCTGGGGCATGATCCTGGAGCGCTTCCTCTCCGTGGCCATCGGCATCGTCTACCTTTCCGCCTCCGCCGCAGGGTATACCCGCAGGCCCCTGGCGCGCTGGGAAGCTTGGGCTTTGGGCATCCTGGCGGTTTTCCTCTTCGCGCCCTATGGACCCCTGAACCTGGCGGCCTTCCTGCTCGGCCTTCCCTTCTTCTTCCGCAAAGGGTTGACGGGAACTCGAGGAAAGGCTTAG